A stretch of the Glutamicibacter sp. JL.03c genome encodes the following:
- a CDS encoding FecCD family ABC transporter permease, translated as MSTVDFGPGHRVLRIGPISLRVQARRLLFAALLCALAAALGLFALATGDFVLSVGEVLNALAGTGEASSQRVVLQWRLPRVLMALVLGAALGASGAIFQSMTRNPLGSPDVIGFNTGAYTGALAVMLLLGGGYFQVALGALAGGLATAAVVYALSYRKGSEGFRLIIVGIAVSAVLASANTWLILRSDLEDAMSAAIWGAGSLNAIGWDQAIPAAAVALPLALCAMACARRMRLLEMGDDAAVALGIRAESSKLALLVIGVALTALATAAAGPIAFISLAAPQIARRLMGSAGVSLASSALLGAVLLLASDVLAQRVLANTSLPVGVVTVSIGGVYLIWLLLREARRQ; from the coding sequence ATGAGCACCGTCGATTTCGGCCCCGGCCACCGCGTTCTGCGCATTGGGCCCATCAGCTTGCGCGTGCAGGCCCGCCGGCTGCTGTTCGCCGCCCTGCTGTGCGCGTTGGCTGCCGCACTGGGACTGTTCGCTTTGGCCACCGGAGACTTCGTGCTCAGCGTGGGAGAAGTGCTCAATGCCTTGGCTGGAACCGGGGAGGCCAGCAGCCAGAGAGTGGTGCTGCAGTGGCGCCTGCCCCGGGTCCTGATGGCACTGGTGCTGGGCGCAGCGCTCGGTGCCAGCGGCGCAATCTTCCAATCCATGACCCGCAATCCGCTGGGTTCGCCGGACGTCATCGGATTCAATACCGGCGCCTATACCGGTGCTCTGGCCGTGATGCTGCTCCTTGGCGGCGGGTACTTCCAGGTAGCGCTTGGGGCGTTGGCCGGCGGCTTGGCCACCGCTGCCGTGGTCTATGCGTTGTCCTACCGGAAGGGGTCCGAGGGGTTCCGGCTGATCATTGTCGGGATTGCGGTCAGCGCGGTGCTGGCTTCGGCCAACACCTGGCTGATCCTGCGCAGCGACTTGGAGGACGCCATGTCCGCTGCCATCTGGGGTGCCGGCTCGCTGAACGCCATCGGCTGGGACCAAGCAATACCGGCCGCGGCCGTCGCATTGCCTCTCGCGCTGTGCGCCATGGCCTGCGCGCGCAGGATGCGCCTGCTGGAAATGGGCGATGACGCGGCGGTAGCGCTGGGCATCAGGGCCGAGTCAAGCAAGCTGGCCCTGCTGGTCATCGGGGTGGCATTGACCGCCTTGGCCACGGCGGCGGCAGGTCCCATCGCCTTCATTTCGCTAGCTGCTCCGCAAATCGCCCGCCGGCTCATGGGCAGCGCCGGGGTGTCGCTGGCATCCTCGGCTCTGCTCGGCGCGGTGCTGCTGCTGGCCAGCGATGTGCTGGCCCAGCGCGTGTTGGCAAATACTTCCCTGCCGGTTGGCGTCGTCACCGTCAGCATTGGCGGGGTCTACCTGATCTGGCTACTACTTCGTGAGGCACGACGCCAATGA
- a CDS encoding iron chelate uptake ABC transporter family permease subunit — protein MTLLAPHHPASESTQANEALHPAGLTSSNAWKSIALAICLGLLVAAVFASLGIGAKAIAPMESMQALLGSGTPETLVIINELRVPRTAIGLLAGLSLAVAGALIQALTRNPLADPGILGVNAGAGFAVVLAVAFLGITQISQYIWFAFAGAVAATIAVYAIGSRGRGGATPARLTLAGVALGAVLGGISNGMTLLNPEAFDRMRYWGAGTLNNRTMPMVWTIAPFVVLGVLLAVLCTRSLNTLALGDDASLALGTNIGLTRGLVIVAVTLLCGAATAAAGPIGFVGLMIPHISRWIVGPDQRWILCFSLLLGPVLLLVADVLGRVVVLPGEMQVGVVTAFLGAPVLIWLVRRKQASGL, from the coding sequence ATGACCCTTCTTGCGCCGCATCATCCCGCCAGCGAATCAACCCAGGCAAACGAGGCCCTCCATCCGGCAGGGTTGACCAGCAGCAACGCCTGGAAATCTATAGCCTTGGCGATCTGCCTTGGCTTGCTCGTTGCCGCCGTTTTCGCGTCCCTGGGCATCGGGGCCAAGGCCATTGCACCGATGGAGTCCATGCAGGCATTGCTTGGATCCGGCACTCCCGAAACACTGGTGATCATCAATGAGCTGCGCGTGCCGCGCACCGCGATTGGACTCCTGGCAGGACTCTCGTTGGCTGTTGCCGGTGCTTTGATCCAAGCGCTGACCCGGAATCCACTGGCCGATCCCGGTATTCTCGGGGTCAACGCCGGCGCCGGATTCGCGGTAGTGCTCGCCGTGGCCTTCCTGGGCATCACGCAGATCTCCCAGTACATCTGGTTCGCCTTTGCCGGAGCCGTCGCAGCCACCATCGCGGTCTACGCCATCGGCTCCCGTGGCCGCGGCGGAGCGACCCCGGCCAGGCTGACCCTGGCCGGCGTCGCGCTGGGCGCCGTGCTGGGAGGAATTTCCAACGGGATGACTTTGCTCAATCCCGAGGCCTTCGACCGCATGCGCTATTGGGGCGCCGGGACCTTGAACAACCGCACCATGCCAATGGTGTGGACCATCGCACCTTTCGTCGTGCTGGGCGTGCTCCTGGCGGTGCTGTGCACCCGCTCGCTCAACACGCTGGCCCTGGGCGATGATGCCAGCCTTGCGTTGGGGACCAACATCGGCCTGACCCGTGGATTGGTCATTGTGGCAGTCACCTTGCTGTGCGGGGCGGCGACAGCCGCCGCGGGCCCGATAGGTTTCGTGGGCTTGATGATCCCGCATATCAGCCGCTGGATCGTCGGGCCAGATCAGCGATGGATCTTATGCTTCTCGCTGCTCCTCGGCCCGGTGCTGCTGCTCGTTGCCGATGTGCTCGGCCGCGTCGTGGTCCTTCCGGGTGAAATGCAGGTGGGTGTCGTTACCGCTTTCCTTGGTGCTCCGGTGCTAATTTGGCTGGTTCGGCGGAAGCAGGCCAGCGGACTATGA
- a CDS encoding DUF5671 domain-containing protein, which yields MAAATDPAPLSRSSSMLRPVILHGLLFILLLVVATGLSALLTAVFHGFDAQQVSTEQLAMAFAFSLVGIPLAWLLWRSIRKRLAHPSAFDAAIFSLQASATYLATLAASSCAALAVLSGLIAPSAQGAWQPTLGTALGWGAVCAWQHRQIVAERTAPRQFAHLAAAVGNYFSVALVALSLVASLKAALEILVRPENALAGATGLQHLLVAVIWLGGASALWFWHWKLRRVQKMSDPFSDVLLIALGLAAPALALLLSGAKLFSWVWPQAWSTQERTGLLLAGGPQLLAIVMAAAVIWIYHQLQLRSGLRSAAVVNAARLVLGGLGLAVLATGLGMILNALFAAIAASVTAEYPVRLLGHGLGLLIFGTAAWLGYFKPLKPSPADSRSVYLVLFFGASSTVALISLLVLGYRIFEYYLEAGNRLDSLLDAVRVPLGWLVATAAVAGYHFVLWRADKQSNAASSGTSAVDHSSVTRRAVIIVGPAASEPMAAPLAARPGLSVAWIASAGPALDDRAEVSVLARIDERLATEADSFLAIAAADGSVQFTNLA from the coding sequence ATGGCTGCCGCTACTGATCCAGCTCCACTGTCGCGAAGCAGCAGCATGCTGCGTCCGGTGATCCTCCACGGACTGCTGTTCATCCTGCTGCTGGTCGTGGCCACTGGCCTGTCCGCCCTGCTCACCGCGGTGTTCCATGGGTTCGATGCACAACAGGTCAGCACCGAGCAGCTGGCGATGGCCTTCGCCTTCAGCTTGGTCGGGATCCCGCTGGCTTGGTTGCTGTGGCGCTCCATCCGCAAGCGGCTGGCCCACCCGTCGGCCTTCGACGCGGCGATCTTCTCCTTGCAGGCCTCGGCCACCTATCTTGCCACCCTGGCCGCCAGCAGCTGCGCCGCGTTGGCGGTGCTGTCCGGACTAATTGCTCCTTCCGCTCAAGGCGCATGGCAGCCAACCTTGGGCACGGCTTTGGGATGGGGCGCGGTGTGCGCCTGGCAGCACCGGCAGATCGTGGCCGAGCGGACAGCACCAAGGCAATTCGCGCATCTGGCAGCGGCGGTGGGAAATTACTTCAGCGTGGCGCTCGTCGCACTCTCGCTGGTGGCCTCGCTCAAGGCGGCACTGGAAATCCTGGTCCGGCCGGAAAATGCCTTGGCAGGTGCTACGGGCCTGCAGCATCTGCTGGTTGCTGTGATCTGGCTGGGTGGCGCGTCGGCACTGTGGTTCTGGCATTGGAAACTGCGCCGCGTGCAGAAAATGTCCGATCCCTTCAGCGACGTCTTGCTGATCGCGCTGGGATTGGCCGCACCGGCACTGGCGCTCCTGCTCTCGGGCGCCAAGCTGTTTTCCTGGGTGTGGCCGCAGGCGTGGAGCACCCAGGAACGCACCGGGCTGCTCCTTGCCGGCGGCCCGCAGCTGCTGGCCATCGTCATGGCGGCCGCGGTGATCTGGATCTACCACCAGTTGCAATTGCGTTCCGGATTGCGCTCGGCCGCCGTAGTGAACGCGGCCCGCTTGGTGCTTGGCGGGCTCGGTCTGGCGGTGCTGGCAACCGGCTTGGGCATGATTCTCAATGCGCTCTTCGCGGCAATCGCCGCCAGTGTCACGGCGGAATACCCGGTGCGATTGCTAGGCCATGGCCTGGGACTGCTCATCTTCGGGACGGCGGCTTGGCTAGGGTATTTCAAGCCGCTCAAGCCTTCGCCAGCGGATTCCCGCAGCGTCTACCTGGTCTTGTTCTTCGGAGCCAGTTCCACGGTCGCCCTGATTTCCCTGCTGGTCCTCGGATACCGGATTTTCGAATACTATCTGGAAGCCGGGAATCGCCTTGATTCCCTTCTGGACGCCGTGCGCGTCCCGCTGGGCTGGCTGGTCGCAACCGCTGCCGTGGCTGGCTACCACTTCGTGCTGTGGCGTGCGGACAAGCAGTCCAATGCCGCGTCCTCGGGTACGTCCGCGGTGGACCACAGCTCCGTGACGCGTCGTGCTGTGATCATCGTTGGCCCAGCTGCCTCTGAACCGATGGCCGCACCACTGGCAGCACGGCCCGGGTTGTCGGTGGCGTGGATTGCTTCGGCCGGTCCTGCCTTGGATGACCGGGCCGAGGTGTCGGTGCTGGCGCGAATCGATGAACGCTTGGCAACTGAGGCTGATTCGTTCCTGGCCATTGCCGCTGCTGACGGTTCAGTGCAATTTACCAATCTGGCCTAG